The Epinephelus lanceolatus isolate andai-2023 chromosome 14, ASM4190304v1, whole genome shotgun sequence genome has a window encoding:
- the znf142 gene encoding zinc finger protein 142 isoform X3, whose protein sequence is MITSRSTTICHLVLKRAAATTVCTNGRHQPQVSNRPKRKLNTSPAYALPLPGDRSEEQPERPRHSIKRMRKAVERDKPSAVDAVLPPSKEYLAEGSEHTYRTHTCPKCRRCFKMRSHLQEHLHLHFPDPSLQCPTCKRYFTSKSKLRIHRLREAGEKVHHCHLCEYSAVERNAIRRHLTSVHAGEAEDGVKGHSYPCPTCGQSFHQSKLLKAHMKTHNILSHSRPVACFQEGCSFQSSLRKELVRHTAEVHGFKAVECRHHACGAVFKSETDMEAHYRTHLAYHCSQCDFSCSNKTVFLQHQRHGHPGNEKLCCDFCCFVTFNPVEFQQHIGHLHANEKIHRCSQCTYVTSHQRGLKRHMLMHSDEKPHKCSLCDFRCRDESYLSKHMLTHSDNKNFMCAECGYVTKWKHYLNVHMRKHAGDLRYQCDQCPYRCHRMDQLNSHKLRHQAKSLMCEICAYACKRKYELRNHMLAKHSGEEKQPSIFKCKYCTYTTCYRQALQNHENCKHTKLKEFRCALCFYSSFSSISLFLHKRKTHGYVPGDKAWLENYAAKEKERNSTEFLQDFYNKPLAAHKQSEKSISEGPPLSERELSDLPGSADHSASKGPVAGSQTVESVDVFDVVSQEVVNQGISDSPQSVNSPEEYCTLVLTTLSTTDYQTSSLQNQEESCANQTPSSSKFNCNGANISPEKADFSTSSLEEDDVAMADAECEQSDIDDNYESLNNTSQPIIPGECQTPEVESGGGKICSTFPSEHNQPFESEIRLKAMKKHDKDQAEAMVLEGRVQMLVVPAKEVYRCDKCSYVSSKETALKYHCQALCSGRIKGHQCQACGAQFKQQRGLDSHLSKKCPALPRKTRTFVGTANTCLTAEDNSALDQDDETNSSQTELLSSQNKISTDKGLQQEEGVCTSHLKICKGIVDNAFTSSNSGQKQSKIQAKKLLKVQLAKKQLLSSNKQRNVPLQKSLYANKDGKFKCKLCSFSSVRLATVERHLSTCRKILRKRETQIISEEGNKCGNESIKEKEDLVEESKERTGNVSEKHQIFSCPSCAFKCNQKRALDSHEKRGCLKPDEVQCTMCSYVTKSKTTLTRHILCAHNKKVGVAKRLHCQHCSFTCKQQRCMAQHIALKHKGARPHQCQYCPFSTTRRYRLEEHESLHTGIGRHSCDMCDKTFGAVTKLRQHKMRIHDKQPTHFCSLCDFSGYTLDDVRRHNLRCHMGELHHACTHCDAQFSSEVALRNHCKRVHQLQVCFSCKQCDYTCGSEATLKSHQENKHPQVKCNTCQESFKTKESLEIHQRTHLAHHCQLCPFATKTRQLLAQHLLNEHEEESQEEKPLKCSSCQFACRHQLVLEQHLRSHGGKRLYKCTDCEYSTGNKQKITWHIRIHTGEKPYSCEQCSYTCTDPSRLKLHMRVHQAEKKYLCPECGYKCKWATQLKYHMTKHTGDKPHACDECDYRTNRADALRAHRDTQHCDLRPYVCEKCGKAFKTSFILKTHQRQHSDDRPYTCGLCHKAFRWPAGLRHHYLSHTKQQPFCCRHCSYRAKQKFQVVKHLQRHHPEMSVEQGVVRDSEAVSLTLKEALQGTLDERAAEMDKEGGAGDEVQVEEVMQREEDCETKS, encoded by the exons ATGATCACCTCTCGGAGCACAACCATCTGCCACCTCGTGCTCAAG AGGGCTGCAGCCACAACTGTATGCACTAATGGAAGGCACCAACCTCAGGTGTCCAACAGGccaaaaagaaaactgaatacCAGCCCAGCTTATGCATTACCATTACCTGGAGACAGGAGTGAGGAACAGCCTGAGAGGCCAAGGCACAGTATTAAAAGGATGAGAAAGGCAGTGGAAAGAGACAAACCCTCAGCAGTGGATGCTGTACTGCCTCCATCCAAAG AGTACCTTGCAGAGGGATCAGAGCACACTTATCGCACCCACACGTGCCCCAAGTGTCGCCGCTGCTTCAAGATGCGCTCCCACCTGCAGGAGCACCTCCATTTACATTTTCCTGACCCCAGCCTCCAGTGTCCCACCTGCAAGCGTTACTTCACCAGCAAGAGCAAGCTACGCATACACAGACTTCGTGAGGCGGGTGAAAAGGTTCACCATTGCCACTTGTGTGAATATTCTGCCGTGGAGCGGAACGCAATTCGTCGCCACCTTACCAGCGTGCATGCTGGTGAGGCAGAGGATGGTGTAAAGGGTCACAGCTATCCCTGCCCCACCTGTGGTCAAAGCTTTCACCAGAGCAAGTTGCTTAAGGCCCACATGAAGACGCACAATATTCTGTCACACAGCAGGCCAGTGGCCTGCTTCCAAGAGGGTTGTTCTTTCCAGAGTTCTTTGCGTAAAGAACTTGTCAGACACACTGCCGAGGTGCATGGGTTCAAGGCTGTAGAGTGTCGTCATCACGCCTGTGGTGCTGTTTTCAAAAGTGAGACAGACATGGAGGCTCATTATCGGACACACCTCGCTTACCACTGCTCACAGTGTGATTTCTCATGTTCCAATAAGACTGTCTTCCTCCAGCACCAGCGGCACGGTCACCCAGGAAATGAAAAGCTTTGCTGCGActtctgctgctttgtcacaTTTAACCCTGTGGAGTTCCAGCAGCACATCGGACATTTGCACGCCAACGAGAAGATCCATCGCTGCTCTCAGTGCACCTACGTGACCTCGCATCAACGGGGCTTGAAGAGACACATGCTGATGCACAGTG ATGAGAAGCCCCACAAGTGCAGCCTGTGTGACTTCAGGTGCCGAGACGAGTCCTACCTCTCTAAACATATGCTCACACACTCGGACAACAAGAACTTTATGTGTGCTGAATGTGGATACGTCACTAAATGGAAACACTACCTGAATGTCCATATGAGGAAACATGCTGGAGACCTCAG GTATCAGTGTGACCAATGCCCCTACCGCTGTCACCGAATGGACCAGCTCAATAGCCACAAATTACGACATCAGGCCAAATCACTTATGTGTGAGATCTGTGCTTATGCCTGCAAGCGCAAATATGAGCTTCGCAATCACATGTTGGCCAAACACTCCGGAGAGGAGAAACAGCCATCCATATTTAAGTgcaaatactgtacatacactACCTGCTACAGACAAGCCCTTCAAAACCATGAGAACTGTAAACATACCAAGCTGAAAGAGTTCCGGTGTGCCCTCTGCTTTTATTCCTCTTTCAGTAGCATCAGCCTCTTCCTGCACAAGAGGAAAACTCATGGCTATGTACCTGGGGACAAAGCATGGCTTGAAAACTACGCTgcaaaggagaaggagaggaactCAACAGAGTTCTTGCAGGATTTTTACAATAAGCCCTTAGCAGCTCACAAGCAGTCTGAAAAATCCATCTCTGAAGGACCTCCACTGTCTGAAAGAGAACTTTCTGATCTTCCTGGCTCAGCAGATCACAGTGCCAGCAAAGGGCCTGTAGCTGGTTCACAAACTGTGGAGTCTGTGGATGTTTTTGACGTTGTTTCGCAAGAGGTTGTTAATCAAGGTATTTCAGATAGTCCTCAATCTGTGAACAGTCCTGAGGAGTACTGTACTCTTGTTTTAACGACACTATCAACCACTGACTATCAGACGTCCTCTTTGCAAAATCAGGAAGAAAGTTGTGCAAATCAGACTCCAAGCTCATCAAAATTTAATTGCAATGGCGCTAACATATCACCAGAAAAGGCAGACTTCTCTACATCTTCactggaggaagatgatgtagCTATGGCAGATGCAGAATGTGAACAAAGTGACATAGATGACAACTATGAGTCCCTAAATAATACAAGTCAACCAATCATACCAGGGGAGTGTCAAACACCTGAGGTGGAGAGTGGTGGTGGAAAAATCTGTTCCACTTTTCCATCTGAGCACAATCAGCCATTTGAATCTGAGATCCGTCTTAAAGCTATGAAAAAGCACGACAAAGACCAAGCAGAAGCCATGGTTTTGGAGGGACGGGTGCAGATGCTTGTGGTGCCAGCTAAAGAGGTTTATCGCTGCGATAAGTGCTCTTATGTATCTAGTAAGGAGACTGCTTTGAAGTACCACTGCCAGGCTTTGTGCAGTGGAAGGATAAAGGGACACCAGTGCCAAGCCTGTGGTGCACAGTTCAAACAGCAGCGGGGCCTTGATAGCCACCTGTCAAAAAAGTGCCCAGCACTTCCACGAAAAACAAGGACATTTGTAGGCACTGCCAATACGTGTTTGACAGCAGAGGACAATTCTGCTTTGGATCAGGACGACGAAACAAATTCCAGTCAGACAGAGCTTCTATCTTCCCAAAATAAGATTTCCACAGATAAGGGACTTCAGCAAGAAGAGGGAGTATGTACATCTcatttaaaaatctgtaaaGGTATTGTTGATAATGCTTTTACATCCAGTAACTCAGGACAGAAGCAAAGCAAAATTCAAGCAAAAAAACTTTTGAAAGTTCAACTTGCAAAAAAGCAATTACTTTCTAGtaacaaacaaagaaatgttCCTCTGCAGAAGTCCCTTTACGCCAATAAAGATGGGAAATTCAAATGCAAGCTGTGCAGTTTTTCATCAGTCAGGCTTGCAACAGTTGAACGGCACCTCTCAACCTGCAGAAAAATCTTAAGGAAAAGAGAGACTCAGATCATTTCAGAAGAGGGGAACAAGTGTGGCAATGAGTCGATCAAAGAAAAAGAGGACTTGGTGGAAGAGTCCAAAGAAAGAACTGGGAATGTTTCTGAGAAACATCAAATCTTTTCTTGTCCAAGCTGTGCATTTAAGTGCAATCAGAAAAGAGCATTAGACAGTCATGAAAAGAGAGGCTGCTTGAAGCCAGATGAAGTCCAATGCACCATGTGTTCATATGTAACTAAATCAAAGACTACTTTGACCCGTCACATCCTGTGTGCCCATAACAAAAAGGTTGGTGTTGCCAAACGTTTGCATTGCCAGCACTGTAGTTTCACCTGCAAACAACAACGATGCATGGCTCAACATATTGCACTCAAACACAAAGGTGCACGACCTCACCAATGTCAATATTGTCCTTTTAGCACTACAAGACGTTATCGCCTGGAAGAGCATGAGTCTCTTCACACAGGAATCGGTCGTCACAGCTGCGACATGTGTGACAAGACTTTTGGGGCTGTGACAAAATTGCGTCAGCACAAGATGCGCATCCACGACAAACAGCCCACGCACTTCTGCTCACTCTGTGACTTCAGTGGCTACACGCTTGACGATGTGAGACGCCATAATCTCAGATGCCACATGGGGGAATTACACCATGCTTGCACGCATTGTGATGCTCAGTTTAGTTCAGAGGTTGCACTGAGAAACCACTGTAAACGTGTGCACCAGCTCCAGGTCTGTTTCTCATGTAAGCAGTGTGACTACACATGTGGCAGCGAGGCCACTCTGAAGAGCCACCAAGAGAACAAGCACCCTCAGGTAAAGTGCAACACCTGCCAGGAGTCTTTTAAGACGAAGGAGAGCCTTGAGATTCATCAGAGAACCCACCTGGCACATCACTGTCAGCTGTGCCCCTTTGCTACCAAAACAAGGCAGCTGTTAGCTCAGCACCTTCTGAATGAACATGAGGAGGAATCTCAGGAGGAAAAGCCTCTCAAGTGCAGCTCTTGTCAGTTTGCTTGTCGGCATCAGTTGGTGTTAGAGCAACACCTTCGTTCACATGGAGGCAAGCGACTTTACAAATGCACAGACTGCGAGTATTCAACCGGGAATAAGCAGAAAATCACGTGGCACATTCGTATACACACTGGAGAGAAGCCTTACAGCTGTGAGCAGTGCAGTTACACCTGCACTGATCCATCTAGGTTGAAG CTTCACATGAGGGTTCACCAAGCAGAGAAGAAGTATCTTTGTCCAGAGTGCGGCTACAAATGCAAGTGGGCGACTCAGCTGAAGTATCACATGACCAAGCACACAG GGGACAAGCCACATGCCTGTGATGAGTGTGACTACCGCACTAACAGAGCAGATGCTCTCCGTGCCCACCGGGACACGCAGCACTGTGACCTGCGCCCTTACGTCTGTGAGAAATGCGGCAAAGCCTTCAAGACTAGTTTTATACTGAAGACTCACCAGCGCCAACACAGTGACGATCGGCCATACACGTGCGGCTTGTGCCACAAGGCTTTCCGGTGGCCGGCGGGTCTCAGACATCACTACCTCTCACACACCAAGCAGCAGCCTTTCTGCTGTCGCCACTGCTCCTACAGAGCCAAACAGAAGTTCCAGGTGGTCAAGCACTTGCAGAGGCACCATCCAGAGATGTCTGTGGAGCAGGGGGTGGTGAGGGACTCTGAAGCGGTAAGCCTGACCCTGAAGGAGGCCTTGCAGGGGACACTGGATGAGAGAGCAGCAGAAATGGACAAAGAGGGAGGGGCGGGCGATGAGGTACAGGTTGAGGAGGTTATGCAAAGAGAGGAAGACTGTGAGACAAAAAGTTGA